The segment TCTTAATCTTCTGTCTTTGATTCTGTGACCAGGTTTTTCAAAGGTTACTGAAACGTCCATACCAAAAATTCCTATATCAGGGTCGTATCTTACGCCTGGAATATCAATGTGTTCTCTAATACCAAAGGATACATTACCTTCTTTATCAAATTGAGAAGCTTTTATTCTATTTTCTAAACCGTTTAAAACCATTGATATAATTTTTTCAGCTTTTTCTCCTCTTAAAGTTACTTTACATGCTATTGGTTGTTTTTTCCTGATACCAAATTCAGGGTTTGTAACTTTTGAGTATGTTCTAACTGGTTGTTGATCTACAAGGCTGGTTAATAAACTTTCAGCTCTTGTTAATCTTTCTCCACCTTCACCTACACCAATGTTAACGGTTGCCTTTTGTATTCTAGGTTTTTCCATAATATTCATATTAGTCATCTCCTAATAATGATATTACAGGTTTATCCTGACCTATAACAAATACGTATCTTGCTAAGGTTAAGAATGAACCTTCATCAGTTTCCATTAATACAGTGTTTGATTTTGATGATTTTGTGATGGTAATTTCTTTGATTGTACCTAATTCACCTATGTGGTTACCACCAGTAATTAAAGCTAATGCTCCTTCTTCAAATTTGATTGAATCATTGATGTTCTGTTCAGGGATGCTTAATAATAAAACGTCACTTGTTTTATATTCATCTTCTGTAACAACATTTCTACCGTCATGTAAGTTTAATTGAGTTTTTCCACCTTTGATTGTGGTTTTGTTTTCAATACTTACTAATTTGAAGTCAGCATCTTTTTCATCAATTTCATGAAGTACTAATCTACCTTTATAGTCAGGTAAGATTCTGTAGTATTTGTTGATTTTAGGAATTGAAATAACATCCATAAATCCTACTGGGAATCTGTGGTCTTTTCTTGCTGTACCATCTACTAATACTTCACCATTGTTTAAGATTATTTTTGCTTCACGAGCATTGTTTGCTACACCTAAGATATCTCTTAAAACCATTACTAATGGTATAGATTTATCAAGTGCGTGTGGACCTGCACTAGGTTTAGTTGTCCATGTTTCTTCTTTTACATGAATAGGCCACATTTTAGGTGCTTTAAATCTTTTTAAGTGTTTTCTTGATCCCATATTTGCCATATTTATGCCTTCCTATTTAATGCATTATTCCTTCTTTCATCATCTAAGTAAAGTTCAGTAATTACTAAATTTGATGGGTGAATTGGTTGGTATAATTTTGTTCCATCTTGTTTCTGGCTTGATGCACCATCTACCATTACACGGTAGTTTTTGAGATCTACTTTTTCTACTTTACCTTCTGTTCCTTTGAAGTCACCACGTACAATTAAAACTTCATCTCCTTTTCTTACAGGGAATGATCTTTTATTGAACTGGTCTCTTAGACTTTCGGAAAGATGTACACTCATCAAGTCATGACGTTTGTGTAATGGTGCTGTATATAAAGCTTTACGTTGTTTTCTTGGTTGTTTTGACATAATTCCACCTTTATACAATTATACTTGCAGCACTACCAATTGCAGGCCAGATATCAGCAGCTTCTTTAGCTATAGGTCCTCTGATTTCTGAACCTTTTAATACTCCATCTTCGGTAATGATTACAGCAGCATTATCTTCAAATTTAACTCTCAGACCGTTTGCTCTTCTGTATTCTTTTTTCTGGCGTACAACAACAGCGGTTGTTACTTCTCTTCTCATGTCAGCAGTTCCTTTTTTAACGGAAATTACTACCATGTCACCTACACCAGCTGTAGCAAGTCTTCTTCTTACTCCTTTAAATCCTTTTACTGAAATAATTTCAACTTCTCGTGCTCCGGTGTTATCAATACATTTTAATCTAGCACCGATTGGAAGGGACTTGGAGACTTTTGATGTAATTGCTTTCATTTTATTTATTCTCCTTTAACTTCTACTAGCACAAAATGTTTAGTTTTACTTAGTTGTCTGCATTCTGCAATTTTAACAGAATCTCCAACTTTCACATCAAGACAATCTGGTTTATGTGCTTGTATTTTAGAATTTCTTTTTTCATATCTTTCAAATTTCTTAATAAATTTATAGAAACTTCTTTCTACAGTAATAGTCCTATCTGCCTTATCACTTGTAACTATGCCTTCTATAACTTGGCCTCTTACAGGGAGTTCCCCATGAAATGGACAGTTAGGATCATGACATTCATTTTCTGGTTCTTTAACATTAATGCCTACCATATTTTCACCTAATTTTTTTAAATTTCTTCTTTATCCGGTCTTCAGGTCGGGCTACAATAACTTTCCCATCTATCGATACTTGTGAACCGTCAGGTAATGTAAACAAGAATATGACATTATCCTTAGGTATCATCTTTTCAGTATCATTTGTTTCTACTGTAATGGTGTTACGAGTTTCATCAATTACAGTTCCTTTCATTCCCACAAATGGCTTATGACTACTGTCAGTTATTTCAACAGTAAGTCCTATAAGTTCATGTCGGAATACATTTTGTGGAGTTATCATAAAACTTCACATCTGAATTTGTTTCCCTTTCAATAATTAATATTATTGATTATCTTCAAATCTTCCCAAAGGTTGAACCTATTTTATCTCTATAGTATCTGAGGAAAAACCCATACCAGCAAGTACTTCTTTTACTTTACGTTTGTGGTCACCTTGCAGTTCAATTTGACCTTTTTTGGAAGTACCTCCGCATGCACATTTTGACTTTAAGGTTTTGGTTAATTCACGTACATCTATATCATGTTCATCGATACCTTCAACGATAGTCATTAACTTACCGAATCTACGACGTACAGTGTAAACTTTTACCTTTTGTACTTCACGTGCAATTTCCTCGCATACACATAGATCTTCTGGAAGACCGCATATTTCACAGATTTTCATCTCTATTTTATTCTCCCTGTTGTTTGTTTTCATTAATTATAGTAAGAACACGGGCAATAGTTCTTCTAGTTTCTCTGATTTTACCAGGATTATCTACACCTGATACAGATCCTTTACTAATTAATGTGTTATATTCAGCATGTAACTCATTTAATTTAGCTTCTAAATCTGTAGGGCTTAAGTTCCTTAGTTCTTTGCTTCTTAAAATAACCATAAGTAATACCTCATTATTCATTTAAGGTTTCAATGCCCTTATTATTATTCCTCAGATTTGTGTAATCTAAGATGAATTTTTTCCACTGTATCTTTTAATTTGGAAAAGCTTTCTGAATCCATGAAAGAAACTTCGTCTTTTTCTAGAATCATATTGTAAACTTTTTCTTCCTCTTCGGATAAATGGTCAATACCATCTTTGATTTTAGGAACAACATCTTCTTCAAATTTTTTAACTGCTTCTTTTATAAAACTTGAATCTTCATCTTGTTCTGTAATTTCTTCTGCTTCAGTTTCTTCAGAAATTTCATCCAAAATATCTTCACCGGTAACCTCTTCAACAATTTCAGTTTCCTGTGCTTGTTCGGTAGTTGTTTCTGCTTTAACAGCGTCACTTTCGGTTGGTTCGGATATTTCAATGTAATCAGGTAATACTACTTCAGGAGGCATGATTCTTACGTATACCCCAAGTACTCCAGGTTTTAATTGAGCTGTAGAAAATCCTTCTTTTACGTGTTTGGTTGATGGTTCTCCACATTTTTTAATGTAACCTTCATTAAATTTAGCACATGCGGAACGTGAACCTCTTATTTTACCACTGATTGTTACTTCTACACCTTGAGCACCAGCACCCATGATTCTTCTGATTATGGAGTATGCTACTCTTCTGAAGTGCATTCCTCTTTCTAACATTGAAGAAATTTTATTTGCCATTATTCTAGGGTTTAATTCAGCAACTTCCACTTCTTTAACTTCAACTTGTGGGTTTTCTAAGTCGAAATCATTTTTGAGTGTTTTTGTTATAGATCTGACGGTTTTTCCACCTCTACCTATAACCATTCCTGGTTTTTCAGCGTAAACAAGAATAATTGTACCTGCTGGTGTTACTTGAATATCCATTCCACCGTAACCTGCTCTTTCGAGTTTGGTTTCAAGATATTCATCGATTCTTGTTCTTTTTAATCCTTCTTTTACGAAATCTTTTTCAATCATGTGTACTTAAGCCTCCCCCAATACGACTTGTATATGTGTTGTAGGTGTATTTGATGGGCTTGCTCTTCCAAATGCTCTTGGAGTCCAACCTCTTATAATAAACCCTCTGTTAGCAGATACATGAATTAATTTAAGGTTTTCTACATCTAATTCTTGATTTTCTGCATTTGCTTCTGCGTTTTCTATAACTTTTAAAATTGCAGCTGCTGCTTTAACAGGGTATCTACCAGAAGGCCATCCTTTTAAATCACTTCTGTGACCAACTTTTTTGTTGTGTCTTTTGAAAGGTACCACTGCTTTTTTAGCAATAACATCTTCTAAGTATGCTTTTGCATCTTCTAAATACATATTACGAATAGTTCTACATATTTCCACTGAATGTTTAGGAGAAATTTTAAGACCATGACTTGATGCTTTAGCAATTTTTTCATCTTCTTTTGCTTGGTATGAATAAGTATTTTTCTTTGCCATACAAATCTTCTCCTTATTTATTTAAGTGGAACAAACATTGATGATCTTGTAGCACCCATACCTGGGTCTCCGTGTTGTACTCTTGATCTGGTTTGTGCGAATTCACCGAAGTAGCATCCAATCATTTCCGGTTGTATTGTTACTTCTACGAAATCTTGACCATTATAAATTCCAAATGTTAAACCTACCATATTAGGAAGTACAATCATATCACGACAATGTGTTTTGATAACTATTGGTTTTCCACTTTTATTTTCGATATTCTTAACTTTTTCGATTCTGTTTAGAACTTTTTCTTGTTCAGGTAAGAATCCTCTCTTGAGAGATCTTCTTTGTCTTGATGGTAATAATTCAATTACTTCATCAAGGGACATTTCTTGAAGCTCTTCAAGTGTATATCCTCTAAATTTAAATATTTTACGAGCCAATTAAGTGCCTCCTTATCGTCTTCTACCAGTACGTTTAGCTGCTATAGAACCAACTTTTCTTCCTGCAGGTGCATGTCTTGAAATTGTTGTTGGTCTTCCTGGGTGTTGTCTGTTACCTCCACCGTGTGGGTGGTCTACTGCGTTCATCGCTACACCTCTAACAGTCATCATCTTCTTACCTTTTGCTTTGAGTGCGTGATATCTGTTACCAGCTTTAAGGAATGGTTTATCTTTTCTTCCTCCACCAGCAACTACACCGACTGTTGCTCTACTGTTAGGGTTGAATGCTTTTAATTCACCAGATGGTAATTCAATCATTGCTTTACCTACATCGTGGGTAATTAATGAAGCATATGTACCTGATGATCTAACGAATTTTCCTCCGTCTCCAGGGTTATTTTCTATGTTATAAACTGGAGTTCCTTCAGGAATTTCACTTAATGGTAATGTGTTTCCTGGTTGAACTGGTGCGGATACACCGTATTCTATTTCATCATCTATTGCTATACTTTCTGGTGCTAGAACTAATTTTTCTTCACCATTTTCGAATTTTACTACTGCAACAGGTGCTGATCTTCCAGGATCATGGATAATATCAGTTACTAATCCTTTGATACTACCGTCTTTTTCATAAGCATCATATGATCTGTATGATACTTTCCCTCGGAATCTGTGAGATGAACTACGGTATGTTGGAGTTCCTCGACCTCTTCTTTGTATAATCAATCTTTTTCCCATAATAATCCTCCTAGTCAATTATAATTAGAATACTCCCATTCTAACTGCAATATCCTCAGCGGCATCTGAATCTTTTAATTGAATTGATGCAACTTTTTCTCCTCTAGGAGTAATATGAGTATTTATTTTAAGAACTTCTACTTCGTATAGTTCTTGAAAAGCTTGTTTTATAACTCTTTTATTAGCAGATCGGTGAACCACAAATGCTATTCTATTATTGTCATATATGTCATTCATGGTTTTTTCTGATAATTGTGGTTTTATTATTACTGAATATGGATCCATAATAACTAACTCCTATTTTGTTGGAATAAATCTCCAAGTTTTTCAATTGCAGATTTGGTATAAATAGTTAATCTTCCTGCGTGTGTTCCTGGTGCAAGTAACTCAGCGTTAACATTGTTTACTTCTACAACATCGACTCCTGCATGATTTCTTGCTCCTAAGCTTATTCCACGGTCATTACCTACAACTACTAAAGGACCACTAGGTGTTCTGTATTTTCTTCCTCTAAGTTTTCCTTTACCAGATTTGATTTTTCTTCCTTTTTTAGCTCTTAGGATATCATCCATAATACCTAAGTCTTTGAAGATTTCTCTGGTTTCTTTAGTTGTTTTAACAGTTTCTAATTCATCATCAATAACGAATGGTATTTGTTCTAAATTAGAAATTTGATGTCCTCTTTTTTCAACTAATTCTTTATTAGCTGTAGCAGCTATTGCAGATCTAATTGCTAAGATTCTTTCTTTTCTGTTTATTTTTTCATGGTAAATTGTATTTACTCGTGGTGGGTGAGCTTTTCTACCTCCAATTGCTTGAGGTACGAATGCTGCTTTTGATCCTGCTGGATGTTTTGAACCTTTTACACGAGGTACCATTGCTGCTCCTCTACCTGAACCAAATGATTCTGCAGTAGTTCTTTTACCGGCCATTGGGTCTGAACCCCATGGTTGAATTCTAGCAGTCTGCATAGAGATTACTGCTCTTTTAATTACATCTGGCCTGTATACTTCTTCAAATATTTGTGGGAGCTCAATTTCGCCAGTTACTTCGCCTTTAATTGAATAAACGTTAACTTTTGCCATATATATCACTCTTTAAATCTAGACTCCCTGTTTTGAAGCTGTGCTTATGTAAGATATTTCCGGAGCTGTAGGGTCTTTACTTGCGTTTCTAACTCCTTTTCTTAAAACAACTAATCTTTTTGATGGTCCTGGTAATGAACCTTTAACCATTATGTAATTGTTTTTTATGAAACCATATTTTACAAATCCACCATCTGGGTTTACTAAGTCAACCTCAGATGCATCTCCTAATTTTAGGAGTTTTTTATTATATTCTGTTCTTTTATGGTAACCCATTTGACCAGCCATTGCGACTGTCCACATAGTTCGGTTAGGTGTCCATGGTCCGATTGAACCGACGTGTCTTTCTATACCACTACGTGCTGCTTTACCATATTGAATTCTAACACCGAATCTTTTAACAGGTCCTTGAACTCCTTTACCTTTGGTGGTTGCTATTGCATCAGTGAATTCTCCTTCTTCAAATACATCTTTAGGTGTAATTTCTTGACCGAGAACACTTATTGCATATTCGAGTTTATCTTCTACAGATTTTCCACCTACTCCGAATTCAAGTACTTCTGGTTTTTTCTTAGGCACACTGGTAAGTTTTGGTTTAGTGTGAACTAGAACTCGAATTTCATCAATTTCATCAATTCTGTTTCTTAAATTTTCTAATTTAGGTTCTATGTCCTCAAATTTAGGAATTGATATTTTTCTTGATAATTCATCATCTAAATTATCATTTGCAAGTACATCGGTTAATGTTTTTAATCCATATGTTGTTTTTGTGTAAGCTCTAATTCCCAACACTACTAAAGGTGGTGCCTCTAATATTGTAACTGGAACTGCAAGTTCCATGTTTTCTGTTGGAGAACCTTTTCTAGAATCCAGAGCCGTCACGTGGGTCATACCCACCTTGTATCCTGCGAATCCGAGTATTCCAGTTTCCTCTACTTCAGGCCAGGTACTAACACGAGGTGTTTCTCTAGCCACTCTTTTACGAGGACTGAATGCAACCGATCCTTTTCTTGGTTGGTGATGTCTAGTCATGTTATTTTCTCCTTTTGTTTACAAAAAATTTTTTATGTTGTTATTTACGTCACTTTATAAAGTACTACATGTTTCTTAAAGCATTTATAATTGATAAAGTACTAGCTACTGCCTCTTCAGTCCTTACAGTTTCAGTACCCTGACTACAAATAGTATTAAGCACAAAATCTAACTTACGTTCATTTATCATGGTGTTAATTCCAGAATATGGGCCACCAAATAAAATAGCAACATGTTGAGCTTGATTGATACTGGATTGAACCTCTGGTAAAATAGAGTTAATAGTAGGAGCATATTTTGATGTTCCAATAACCAAGTCAGGTTTTTGTTTCATCATGGTTATGCTTTCAGAGAGGTTACTGTCACTAGTTATTGTCTCATATCCCCAATAAACATTTTCCGGTTTATCAGGTTCAATTAATATTTCTTTACCAAATTTCTCTATACGAAAACTCAGTACTTTATTCACGCTTAGCTTTTCTTTACATAATGCAAGACGGCCGACACCAATATCGACCATAGTGCCCTTACGAACACGTTTTGTTGTCAATCCCTGTCTGTAGTCGCCAATCTTGACATCCTCAGACGATGGATGATGTGGTGTCCTAAGCGGTGGAAGTATTCCTACATTCTTCAGCTGGTTTGAAATCGGGAACACCTGCTTTCGCAAGTATTGCGGCGTATTCATATACTCAAGAATGGTCTTCATATACAAAGCATCCTCTCTTGAGCCACCATCTGAATTATCATTGTAAATAACAATATTGTCTGCTCTAAATAAAGCAGCATATCTTCCGATTAATCCAACTTTATACGTTCTAACTTTTGAATCTTTTGATTCTGCCAAAAAACTGTTTGGCACAAATATTGATAATTTCTCCATATTTAAAAGTTTGTACTTAAACCTATAAAAGTTTTAGGAAGAAGTTATGAATTGGAATACTATATTATATATTACTTTACAACAATATATATACTTACCTATTATTAGGCATTAAAACTAGTTATTTTTATCATGGATTATCAAAAAATTTCCGATATGAAAAATATCATAAACATTAAAATTTTAAGATAACTTTATATATTTGTATGTATAAAATAAGTAAAATAATTTTCCCATACTAAAAATTATAATAAATCTCTACTGTAATCATGTTAATATGATAAAATACAGTTGATTAAAAGTTAAATAAAATTAAAAAAGAAAATGGTGAAATTAGGATGGATTCATTCCAACTCGGATAGTTCTTCATAAAATTCATTCATTAATCTCTGGAACTTTGAACCTTCCGAAGCTGAAACCCATTCATATTTAAATCTTCTTTGATCAATATTCATTTCATCAAGAATAAACCTTATCATACGTGCACGTCTACGCCATTTATAATTACCCGCATCATAATGACAATCACCGATATGACATCCGCCTACAAAGACTCCATCGGCACCATCATGAAATGCCTTGAAAATCATGTCGGAATTTATCCTACCTGAACACATTACCCTGATGATTCTTATATTTGGAGGATAACTCATACGTCCTGTACCTGCATTATCCGCTCCACCATAACAACACCAATTGCAGCAAAAGCCTATAATTTTAATTTCCTTGTTTGATTCATCCATAAAACATAACCCCTGACTAATTATTCAATTATTTCCTCTTTCAATTTACTGTACATAGGTGCCTTATCCGGACTGACTCCAGCAATATAGCCCGTATCCTCTTTATACTTTAACTGAACCTTCTGGTATAGCTTGGCTAATGGTATCTCCATAGGACATACATCTTCACATTGACCACAGTTAATGCAGCTAAATGCCATATGTCCCATTCTTAATCCATGCATCAATAACGGATCAGGCTTATCAGTCGGTTTTTCTTCAAAGAAGTCTCTTTCTAAGGAACATACCCTGCAGTTACATACAGGACATACGTCACGACATCTGTAACATTTAATACATCGGGTAAGAATTTTGTTAAACTCCTCGGGAGTAGGATATTCTGTTTCAAGTTGTTTTTTCTGTGCCTTTTTAGCCATCTTCTTCATTACGTTTTCCACTTTGCCACGTATTGTTATCTGTTTTTCGGATGGCTCCTTAACTTCAATATATCCCTTGTCTATTGCATTTTGTATAAGTTCTTCACCCCGTGGAGTGTTGATTTCAACGAATGTATATCCCTTGCTTGAACCCCAGTTTCCACAGGCAACATCCGCTTTTCGTGGTATTTTAAGTTCACACCTTTGACAATTTTTTCGTCTTCCGTATCCTTCAAGTTCAAGGTCGTCTATTTTCACACTTTTTTCTTCACCGTTTGCCAATTCTATGATAAACATACCCTTATTGATTTCCTCTGAAACGACATCATCCGGATTAACATCATAGAACAGTTCAACCATCTTCTCAGCTACCAGTGGACTTACGGTTCCTCCACAGTTTAATCCTATCATGTAGAGGTTATCCCTGTTGAGTCCATGTCTTTTAAGTATTTCATCTATTGCCATTGCATCACATGGTTTTGTTGTGACCGCAATTGTCTGATCTTTGAGAAACTTGGCAATGATATCCGCAGTCATTATCGGTGCACAGTGAAGTGAACCTGATGTTTCCAGCAGTTCATCCTTGGTGGTGATGTAACTTGGCATTCCGTCATAGACGCTATCATTTTTCTTGACATTTAATATTCCATCCACCATATCCTCTTCCAGTAGACTTAGCAGTAGTGAAGTTACTGCTCCACCATTTTCACAGTTTTCTAAAATATCCTCATTTGTTGATTTGATTTGTAAATATTTCATTATTCCCACCACTTATATTAATTCAAGTATTTGCGTTACAGTCTTCAAGTTATTATCATCATCCTGTATTGCATCAGGATATGTTTGGGTTGTACCCATTGAATTGGTAAATGACATTTCATCCTGACACCATAAGCGTATAGGTACTGACAAACCAAGTGAAGTGTCATCCTCGGTAAATGAAATCACGTCCTTATTTTCAAGTACTTTTTCATCCAGGTATTCACATGGATTTTCATTGATGAATATGATTAATTCTGAGTTGCTGATTGTTGTGTTTATTTCATCAACTGAAGAAGGATTGATTTTTTGCAGTGACGAATAACTGTTTGGATGTTTGAGCAATGGCAGTAGCTTAATATTGTTATCATTAACTAAGCCGATTACTTTTTCATAGTTTTCGTTTGTATCAATTTGATTTATTATGATTATTGAGTTATCCTTTAGTCCAATTGATTTGATTACTTCATCAATCGTATCATAGGAATCTATCTTAATGAATTCATCACTGTTGTATCCTGTCAGGTTATTTTCTGTGTGGATATTAATTGTCTGTGCGTTGTTTTGTTGTGCGTGTATGATTCTTCTGGCTATTAAGGAATTATTTCTGTATATGTCGCCTATTGTTATGATTTGTTCTGCCTTTTCTATTTCATCATATGTTGATAGAATTTCAGAATCTATTTTTGAAAAGTTATATTCATATGTCAGGAGGTTATATTTGTTTTGCTTTGTAAAATCAATTATACTATCTAATGTTTTATCATCACAATTTCCGGAGGTTATTATAGTTATCTTATCATTATCTATAGTGTTTATCTTTTCTTTGATGTCTTCAATAGTTTTTGTATAGTCAAATGCCTTGATTGTATTTTCGGATAGTTTGTTAATATAATCAATGCAGTTCTTACAGTTTTTGCCTTCATTTATCTCATGATTTTTGAATGGATTTATCCCTACTATAAATCCATCGTTACTTATTAGATTTATACCACAACCAATGCTGCATTTAGGGCATATTGTGTGATTAATTTTTAGCATTCGAATTCACCTATTATATGTATTTAAAATTCTTTTTTGATTATAAAAAGATTTTAAAAAATTTAAATAATTTTTATACATTTTATAATTATTTTTTTTAATCTCTTTCTTGATTAAAATCGATATTGATAAAAAAATGAATTTTTATTAATATTTAATAATAATTAATCATTAATTATATATAAATGTTATTATTAATCATTATATTTAATAATTTTTAAAAATATTTTATTAATATAAAAAATTCAAGTATGATACAACAATAAAAGAAAAGCTCACAAAAAAAGAATATATGGATACAATACTGTCCGGTTAAGATAGTTTTTGTGTAAAATTCACTAAACGACAAAAAATTCAATTTTCCAACAATAACTATTAATGAATAAATAATATCAGATAGCCATTTATAAAAATATAAAAAATAGACACCGTTTAGCAATTTTTTTTATTTATTCCTAAATTTGGCAAAACAAAGCTCTAAAAAAAGATATATGCAGTGGTTTATAATGAATG is part of the Methanosphaera sp. BMS genome and harbors:
- a CDS encoding 50S ribosomal protein L5; its protein translation is MNIMEKPRIQKATVNIGVGEGGERLTRAESLLTSLVDQQPVRTYSKVTNPEFGIRKKQPIACKVTLRGEKAEKIISMVLNGLENRIKASQFDKEGNVSFGIREHIDIPGVRYDPDIGIFGMDVSVTFEKPGHRIKDRRLRPKKIPKHQRVTPEEAMELMKEKFQVTIE
- a CDS encoding 30S ribosomal protein S4e, whose protein sequence is MANMGSRKHLKRFKAPKMWPIHVKEETWTTKPSAGPHALDKSIPLVMVLRDILGVANNAREAKIILNNGEVLVDGTARKDHRFPVGFMDVISIPKINKYYRILPDYKGRLVLHEIDEKDADFKLVSIENKTTIKGGKTQLNLHDGRNVVTEDEYKTSDVLLLSIPEQNINDSIKFEEGALALITGGNHIGELGTIKEITITKSSKSNTVLMETDEGSFLTLARYVFVIGQDKPVISLLGDD
- the rplX gene encoding 50S ribosomal protein L24, with the protein product MSKQPRKQRKALYTAPLHKRHDLMSVHLSESLRDQFNKRSFPVRKGDEVLIVRGDFKGTEGKVEKVDLKNYRVMVDGASSQKQDGTKLYQPIHPSNLVITELYLDDERRNNALNRKA
- the rpl14p gene encoding 50S ribosomal protein L14, with product MKAITSKVSKSLPIGARLKCIDNTGAREVEIISVKGFKGVRRRLATAGVGDMVVISVKKGTADMRREVTTAVVVRQKKEYRRANGLRVKFEDNAAVIITEDGVLKGSEIRGPIAKEAADIWPAIGSAASIIV
- a CDS encoding 30S ribosomal protein S17, yielding MVGINVKEPENECHDPNCPFHGELPVRGQVIEGIVTSDKADRTITVERSFYKFIKKFERYEKRNSKIQAHKPDCLDVKVGDSVKIAECRQLSKTKHFVLVEVKGE
- the rnp1 gene encoding ribonuclease P protein component 1; amino-acid sequence: MITPQNVFRHELIGLTVEITDSSHKPFVGMKGTVIDETRNTITVETNDTEKMIPKDNVIFLFTLPDGSQVSIDGKVIVARPEDRIKKKFKKIR
- the yciH gene encoding stress response translation initiation inhibitor YciH, with product MKICEICGLPEDLCVCEEIAREVQKVKVYTVRRRFGKLMTIVEGIDEHDIDVRELTKTLKSKCACGGTSKKGQIELQGDHKRKVKEVLAGMGFSSDTIEIK
- the rpmC gene encoding 50S ribosomal protein L29, which codes for MVILRSKELRNLSPTDLEAKLNELHAEYNTLISKGSVSGVDNPGKIRETRRTIARVLTIINENKQQGE
- a CDS encoding 50S ribosomal protein L22; translated protein: MAKKNTYSYQAKEDEKIAKASSHGLKISPKHSVEICRTIRNMYLEDAKAYLEDVIAKKAVVPFKRHNKKVGHRSDLKGWPSGRYPVKAAAAILKVIENAEANAENQELDVENLKLIHVSANRGFIIRGWTPRAFGRASPSNTPTTHIQVVLGEA
- a CDS encoding 30S ribosomal protein S19 translates to MARKIFKFRGYTLEELQEMSLDEVIELLPSRQRRSLKRGFLPEQEKVLNRIEKVKNIENKSGKPIVIKTHCRDMIVLPNMVGLTFGIYNGQDFVEVTIQPEMIGCYFGEFAQTRSRVQHGDPGMGATRSSMFVPLK
- a CDS encoding 50S ribosomal protein L2, producing the protein MGKRLIIQRRGRGTPTYRSSSHRFRGKVSYRSYDAYEKDGSIKGLVTDIIHDPGRSAPVAVVKFENGEEKLVLAPESIAIDDEIEYGVSAPVQPGNTLPLSEIPEGTPVYNIENNPGDGGKFVRSSGTYASLITHDVGKAMIELPSGELKAFNPNSRATVGVVAGGGRKDKPFLKAGNRYHALKAKGKKMMTVRGVAMNAVDHPHGGGNRQHPGRPTTISRHAPAGRKVGSIAAKRTGRRR
- a CDS encoding 50S ribosomal protein L23, yielding MDPYSVIIKPQLSEKTMNDIYDNNRIAFVVHRSANKRVIKQAFQELYEVEVLKINTHITPRGEKVASIQLKDSDAAEDIAVRMGVF
- the rpl4p gene encoding 50S ribosomal protein L4; its protein translation is MAKVNVYSIKGEVTGEIELPQIFEEVYRPDVIKRAVISMQTARIQPWGSDPMAGKRTTAESFGSGRGAAMVPRVKGSKHPAGSKAAFVPQAIGGRKAHPPRVNTIYHEKINRKERILAIRSAIAATANKELVEKRGHQISNLEQIPFVIDDELETVKTTKETREIFKDLGIMDDILRAKKGRKIKSGKGKLRGRKYRTPSGPLVVVGNDRGISLGARNHAGVDVVEVNNVNAELLAPGTHAGRLTIYTKSAIEKLGDLFQQNRS
- the rpl3p gene encoding 50S ribosomal protein L3 — encoded protein: MTRHHQPRKGSVAFSPRKRVARETPRVSTWPEVEETGILGFAGYKVGMTHVTALDSRKGSPTENMELAVPVTILEAPPLVVLGIRAYTKTTYGLKTLTDVLANDNLDDELSRKISIPKFEDIEPKLENLRNRIDEIDEIRVLVHTKPKLTSVPKKKPEVLEFGVGGKSVEDKLEYAISVLGQEITPKDVFEEGEFTDAIATTKGKGVQGPVKRFGVRIQYGKAARSGIERHVGSIGPWTPNRTMWTVAMAGQMGYHKRTEYNKKLLKLGDASEVDLVNPDGGFVKYGFIKNNYIMVKGSLPGPSKRLVVLRKGVRNASKDPTAPEISYISTASKQGV
- a CDS encoding putative RNA uridine N3 methyltransferase produces the protein MEKLSIFVPNSFLAESKDSKVRTYKVGLIGRYAALFRADNIVIYNDNSDGGSREDALYMKTILEYMNTPQYLRKQVFPISNQLKNVGILPPLRTPHHPSSEDVKIGDYRQGLTTKRVRKGTMVDIGVGRLALCKEKLSVNKVLSFRIEKFGKEILIEPDKPENVYWGYETITSDSNLSESITMMKQKPDLVIGTSKYAPTINSILPEVQSSINQAQHVAILFGGPYSGINTMINERKLDFVLNTICSQGTETVRTEEAVASTLSIINALRNM
- a CDS encoding hydrogenase iron-sulfur subunit, translated to MDESNKEIKIIGFCCNWCCYGGADNAGTGRMSYPPNIRIIRVMCSGRINSDMIFKAFHDGADGVFVGGCHIGDCHYDAGNYKWRRRARMIRFILDEMNIDQRRFKYEWVSASEGSKFQRLMNEFYEELSELE